A DNA window from Oryzias latipes chromosome 5, ASM223467v1 contains the following coding sequences:
- the LOC101155023 gene encoding protein S100-B, with amino-acid sequence MEASKDAMSELENGMATIIRVFHRYSGEKGKLKKTELKALINNEMSHFVMKIQENAILDELFADLDQNGDLEIDFKEFVTLIAMVTSACHEFLNPDSSDN; translated from the exons ATGGAG GCCTCAAAGGATGCTATGTCAGAGCTGGAGAACGGCATGGCCACTATTATCCGTGTTTTCCATCGTTACTCGGGTGAGAAAGGCAAGCTGAAGAAGACAGAGCTTAAAGCACTTATCAACAATGAGATGAGTCATTTCGTGATG AAAATCCAGGAGAATGCGATTCTGGATGAGCTTTTTGCCGATCTCGACCAGAACGGAGATCTGGAGATCGACTTCAAGGAGTTCGTGACGCTCATCGCCATGGTCACCTCAGCATGCCACGAATTCCTCAACCCAGACTCCAGCGATAACTAA
- the LOC101166298 gene encoding bile acid-CoA:amino acid N-acyltransferase: MFRSHVSVTIVRQLVEISTKHRLFVFGKLITGKRIVGSMRWESSIRPAPLLTATPVRTLVDEQTCIKASFLPSNHHVTVCARMRSDEGDLWQSFAHYNSNSGGTFDLNSDLSVGGSYSGCEPMGLFWSMQPAPGERDGLRLRKKCVESPYTVHISLLEGHVSPNQEPVKELAAVTAERWYMAPGVKRQEIRQNGLVGTLFIPPGPGPFPAMLDMWGMGGGLPEYRSSLFASRGYASFCLAYVGHKDLPGPPNTINVGDSYFQAAFQFLQDHSHIAADKVGIVGLSYGCYLTFHTATLAGVKPACLIGINGPVGSSRELLRVNVMTKECDKDQTFWNYDDQGYVIFKQTSLPSNLYPESIVKLEEITCPLMYIVGEDDLSASSKENADLIEETLRAAGKSHLFTRLSYPGAGHLIEPPYSPMSRASFWAVKPEKLMTLWGGHPAPHAAAQEDAWKKMLEFMELNLRR; the protein is encoded by the exons ATGTTCAGATCACATGTGAGTGTGACAATCGTTCGGCAGCTGGTAGAAATTAGCACAAAGCACCGGCTCTTTGTGTTTGGGAAACTAATAACTGGGAAGAGGATTGTGG GTTCAATGAGGTGGGAGAGCAGCATCCGGCCTGCCCCTCTGTTGACAGCCACTCCTGTTCGCACTCTTGTAGACGAACAGACCTGCATCAAGGCCAGCTTTTTGCCTTCAAATCATCATGTCACAGTTTGTGCTCGAATGCGCAGCGATGAAGGAGACCTGTGGCAGTCATTCGCTCATTACAACAGCAATTCCGGAGGCACGTTTGACT TGAACAGCGATCTCTCCGTTGGAGGCTCCTATTCTGGCTGTGAGCCAATGGGACTCTTCTGGAGCATGCAGCCAGCTCCTGGAGAAAGAGACGGTTTGAG ATTGAGAAAGAAATGTGTGGAAAGTCCTTACACAGTGCACATTTCCTTACTGGAGGGCCACGTGTCACCAAATCAAGAGCCGGTGAAGGAGCTGGCAGCTGTGACGGCTGAGCGCTGGTACATGGCCCCAGGGGTGAAGAGACAAGAAATTCGTCAAAATGGACTTGTAGGAACATTATTCATCCCTCCTG gGCCAGGCCCGTTTCCTGCCATGTTGGATATGTGGGGAATGGGTGGAGGTCTTCCGGAGTATCGCTCCTCCCTGTTTGCATCCAGAGGTTATGCTAGTTTTTGCCTCGCTTATGTTGGTCACAAAGACTTACCAGGTCCACCAAACACTATTAATGTCGGAGATTCCTATTTCCAG GCAGCCTTCCAGTTTCTTCAGGACCATTCTCACATTGCTGCAGACAAAGTCGGAATCGTTGGTCTTTCCTATGGATGTTATTTGACGTTTCACACTGCTACGTTAGCTGGAGTTAAA CCAGCCTGTTTGATAGGTATCAACGGTCCAGTGGGAAGTTCACGAGAGCTCCTTAGAGTCAATGTGATGACCAAAGAATGTGATAA GGACCAAACATTTTGGAACTATGATGATCAAGGCTATGTCATATTTAAGCAGACTTCCCTTCCCTCTAATCTTTATCCTGAAAGCATTGTGAAG CTGGAGGAGATCACGTGTCCACTGATGTACATTGTGGGCGAAGACGATTTGAGTGCGTCAAGCAAAGAGAATGCGGATCTG ATAGAGGAAACTCTGAGGGCTGCAGGGAAATCTCATCTGTTTACTCGACTGTCGTACCCCGGTGCTGGTCACCTGATTGAGCCCCCGTACTCCCCAATGTCAAGGGCATCCTTCTGGGCGGTCAAACCTGAAAAAC tGATGACTCTGTGGGGAGGACATCCTGCACCGCACGCCGCTGCCCAGGAAGATGCCTGGAAGAAGATGCTGGAATTTATGGAACTTAATCTGAGACGTTGA